From the genome of Glycine max cultivar Williams 82 chromosome 2, Glycine_max_v4.0, whole genome shotgun sequence, one region includes:
- the LOC100791586 gene encoding RNA demethylase ALKBH10B yields MAAGPTTTSPSDRPTMVPPPMLVSDSFAKDAILAWFRGEFAAANAIIDALCAHLSASSAHDYDAVFTAIHRRRLNWIPVLQMQKYHSIADVTLELARLADRNHNSAAAEHETDDKTTPSESVGNGGGGDEHEEYESPESEITDSGSQEMQASPMNVNICSNHEECEGRSSQFKLTKGFAAKESVKGHMVNVVKGLKLYEDIFTDSELCKLTDFVNEIHAAGQNGELSGETFILFNKQMKGNKRELIQLGVPIFGQIKEDAKSNIEPIPVLLQGVIDHLIQWQLLPEYKRPNGCIINFFEKGEFSQPFLKPPHLDQPVSTLLLSESAMAFGRILMSENDGNYKGPLTLSLKQGSLLVMRGNSADMARHVMCPSPNRRVSITFFRVRPDSNQCQTPTPTTMTSAMTMWQPGIAASPYALPNSALTSYEGMDMNMMPKWGMLHAPMVMLTPMRPVALNPRKLAGGGTGVFLPWNVPSRKPAKHLPPRAQKGRLLTLPSSVEPQMGESTSEPSICVEG; encoded by the exons ATGGCGGCTGGCCCTACAACAACATCACCCTCCGATCGACCCACCATGGTCCCTCCCCCAATGCTCGTCTCCGACTCCTTCGCCAAGGACGCCATCCTCGCCTGGTTCCGCGGCGAGTTCGCTGCCGCCAACGCCATCATCGACGCCCTCTGCGCCCACCTCTCCGCCTCCTCCGCCCACGATTACGACGCCGTCTTCACCGCCATCCACCGCCGCAGGCTCAACTGGATCCCCGTCCTCCAGATGCAGAAGTACCACTCCATCGCCGACGTCACGCTCGAGCTCGCCAGACTCGCCGACAGAAACCACAACTCTGCCGCCGCCGAACACGAAACCGACGACAAAACGACGCCGTCGGAGAGTGTCGGAAATGGTGGTGGCGGTGACGAACACGAGGAGTATGAGTCCCCCGAGAGCGAGATTACTGATtcag GATCTCAAGAAATGCAGGCTAGTCCCATGAACGTTAATATATGTTCCAATCATGAAGAGTGTGAAGGACGTTCTTCACAGTTTAAGTTGACAAAAGGCTTCGCAGCAAAAGAGTCAGTGAAGGGACATATG GTGAATGTAGTAAAAGGATTGAAGTTATATGAGGACATTTTCACTGATTCAGAACTGTGCAAGCTAACAGATTTTGTGAATGAGATCCATGCTGCTGGCCAGAATGGGGAACTGTCAG gtgaaacttttatattattcaacAAGCAGATGAAAGGGAACAAGAGAGAGCTGATTCAACTGGGTGTTCCAATATTTGGACAGATAAAGGAGGACGCAAAAA GCAATATAGAGCCAATTCCAGTACTTCTCCAAGGTGTCATTGATCACCTTATTCAGTGGCAATTACTTCCCGAGTACAAAAGACCAAATGGTTGTATCATCAACTTCTTTGAAAAG ggGGAGTTTTCTCAGCCATTCCTGAAACCACCGCATCTGGATCAACCTGTGTCCACACTTCTTCTCTCTGAATCAGCTATGGCTTTTGGGCGTATACTTATGAGTGAAAATGATGGGAACTACAAGGGGCCACTCACGCTCTCACTGAAGCAGGG GTCTCTTTTAGTGATGAGAGGAAACAGTGCTGACATGGCAAGGCACGTAATGTGTCCATCCCCTAACAGAAGGGTCAGCATCACCTTCTTCAGAGTGAGGCCAGACTCCAACCAATGCCAAACACCAACTCCCACTACCATGACAAGTGCAATGACTATGTGGCAACCGGGCATTGCTGCTAGTCCATATGCTTTGCCAAATAGTGCTCTAACTAGCTATGAGGGTATGGACATGAACATGATGCCCAAATGGGGAATGCTTCACGCTCCAATGGTGATGCTTACTCCTATGCGTCCTGTGGCGCTGAACCCTCGCAAACTTGCTGGTGGTGGGACTGGGGTGTTTTTGCCCTGGAATGTGCCATCTAGAAAACCTGCCAAGCATCTTCCCCCACGTGCACAAAAAGGAAGGCTTCTCACATTACCTTCCTCCGTTGAACCACAAATGGGAGAGTCCACTTCTGAACCAAGCATTTGTGTTGAAGGATAA
- the LOC100792113 gene encoding BSD domain-containing protein 1 gives MNIFKSVFSEDPDPPRPGSNHASPDKAPDPHSPPRSNATESAAGGGGGDGWNFGGLIKTLTSKSESIIETYRRDLQEFGTGLKKEIEVAQGSLGTVGHVIDEFGNTVVKGTAQIISQGKDAILAVNLDSDSDSNSANRKSLDSVRYSRFDAQVRAIQGDVSTYSEEPEDLNEFNEWKLGFSLEGKGEEMEGLFRENDAMESVYKKVVPNSVDNETFWYRYYYKVYKLKKAEDVRVRLVSGISGEDEDLSWDVEDDENDDGGIRCDAKPVIMNKEVGGENVDNTHLHVDGNEEGTKRLDVEEESKEQKKDNLLESEEVGNKVDKSVEESQVEKSESVGDRGGVDEASKSKADDGVSKNDSTSESDEKVVKDREVGDEKTSGKGNESFTVEIQQSANKEEEDLGWDDIEDLSSIDEKKTMQSGGTSKVDLRKRLSAAEEDEDLSWDIEDDDDEPAKASSV, from the coding sequence ATGAATATCTTCAAATCCGTTTTTTCCGAAGACCCGGATCCTCCACGACCCGGATCCAACCATGCATCGCCAGACAAAGCACCGGATCCCCATTCCCCGCCCCGATCGAATGCCACCGAGTCCGCTGCCGGAGGAGGCGGCGGCGACGGTTGGAACTTCGGCGGCCTCATCAAAACCCTTACATCGAAATCGGAATCCATAATTGAGACCTACCGTCGCGATCTGCAGGAATTCGGCACCGGTTTGAAGAAAGAGATCGAGGTCGCGCAGGGTTCTCTCGGGACCGTGGGCCACGTCATCGATGAGTTCGGAAACACCGTCGTGAAAGGAACGGCTCAGATCATATCTCAAGGTAAGGACGCCATCCTCGCCGTCAATCTCGATTCCGATTCCGATAGTAACAGCGCCAATAGAAAGAGCCTCGATTCGGTTCGGTACAGTAGGTTCGACGCTCAGGTTCGTGCTATTCAGGGTGATGTTAGCACTTACTCCGAGGAGCCCGAGGATTTGAATGAGTTCAATGAGTGGAAATTAGGGTTTTCGTTGGAGGGGAAGGGTGAGGAAATGGAGGGGCTTTTCAGAGAGAATGATGCTATGGAGAGTGTTTACAAAAAGGTTGTTCCAAATAGTGTTGATAATGAAACTTTCTGGTATAGGTATTATTATAAGGTTTATAAGCTCAAGAAAGCTGAAGATGTTAGGGTTAGGCTTGTAAGTGGAATATCTGGGGAAGATGAGGATTTGAGTTGGGATGTTGAAGACGATGAGAATGACGATGGTGGGATTAGATGTGATGCCAAACCTGTGATTATGAATAAAGAGGTTGGTGGTGAAAATGTGGATAATACCCACTTACATGTTGATGGCAATGAAGAGGGAACAAAGAGATTGGATGTGGAAGAGGAGTCTAAGGAACAAAAGAAAGACAATTTATTGGAAAGTGAGGAAGTTGGCAACAAGGTGGATAAGTCTGTTGAAGAATCACAAGTTGAGAAATCTGAATCTGTTGGTGACAGGGGTGGTGTTGATGAGGCATCGAAGTCAAAAGCGGATGATGGTGTGAGCAAGAATGATTCGACAAGTGAATCCGATGAGAAGGTGGTAAAGGATAGGGAGGTTGGTGATGAGAAAACTTCTGGTAAAGGTAATGAGTCTTTCACGGTTGAAATTCAGCAATCGGCAAATAAGGAGGAGGAGGACCTTGGGTGGGATGACATTGAGGATCTTAGCAGTAttgatgaaaagaaaacaatgcAGAGTGGTGGCACAAGCAAAGTTGATTTGCGGAAGCGGCTTAGTGCTGCAGAAGAAGACGAAGACTTGAGTTGGGacattgaagatgatgatgatgagccTGCTAAGGCTTCAAGTGTTTAA